A segment of the Acidobacteriota bacterium genome:
TGGGAGATGGCGTGCCAAAGCCGGCTGTCGAAAAGCAGGACGCTGCCCGCGTCGCCGGTGGCCCGGATCTCGCTAGGAAAAGTTGCCATGGGGTCGACCCCGATGTCGCCGGTGGGGTTGTTGGGGTGGCGGTGGCTGCCCGGCACGATGATGGTGGCTCCCGTCTCCTCGGTGAAGGGGGAGAGCATCCAGAGCGTGGTCAGGTGCTGCACCGCGTCGGCGTAGGGGGCGGGGATGTGACCCGCGTTGAGTTGATTGAAGGGCCAGTCGGCGTGGAGCTTCCCCCTTTGGTTTCCCGGATAGCTGATGTGGGCGGTGGTGAAGGAGATCCGGTAGTGGGGTCCGAAGAGGGACTCGGCCACCCCCAGGAGGCGCGGGTCGGCCAGGTAGGGCGCGAACGACTGGTCGAAGGCAAGGAGTCCCTTTCGGCTGCCCAGTCCCTGGATGTTCTCTCCGGTTCCGTGCCGGGCTACCGTCTCCTCCACGTGTCGGCAGATCCCTCCGACCCGGTCCGCGGGAATGACGTCCTCCAAGACGTAAAAGCCCTGCAGATCCAGGTGCATGAGCGCTTGCCGGACGATTTGTTCCGTCTCTTGTGTCATGGCGATTCATCCTCATGGTTTTCCAGGTCCAGGCCCAGATCATCGGCCACTGCCAGAACTTCGCGCCAGGTGGCCTCTGGAAGGACGATGCCTTCCCGTCTCCGCCTTTGCCGCTCCCTGGCTTCCCGCTCCCCCGGAATCCGAATCTCGTCGAATCCGGGAGCCCTGGGGGACGCCTTGATTCGTTCCAGGAACCCCTGCATTTGGGCGTGAAATTTCTCCGGGCGGGCGAAGCTGGCCACGTTGATGACGTTGAGAAAGACGGCGTTCCCTCCCCGGATCCGGTCCCAGTCGGTGCAGCCGGCGCCGCTCAGGGCTCCGGCCAGAGCCTCTACCGCGAGCCCGAGGCCGAATCCCTTGTATCCCGCCGGCCCCCCCAGGGGAAGCAGGGAACCGGGAGGGTCTTCCAGGATCACGCCCGGATCGTTGGTGGCGCGCCCGCGGCTGTCGATGAGCCAGCCGTCGGGAACCGGTTCCCCCAGATTATGCGCCAGAGCTACCTTTCCGCCGGCGGCGACGGTGGTGGTCATGTCCAGGATCAGCGGTGTCCCGCCCGTGGGCACGCCGACCCCCATGGGATTGGTGGAGAGGCGGGGATCGATCCCGCCGAAGGCTGCGGCCAACCCGCGCTGACCGTGGGCGTTGGCCATCATGATTGCCGCCATGCCCTCGCCGGTGACCATTCTCAGGTAGTCGCTGAGGCGGCCCAGATGGTTGCAGTGGCGCACGCTGACCACGCAGGTGCCGGCTTTCCGAGCCTTCCGGATGCCTCGGAGCGTGGCCTCCCGGACCACCACGTGTCCGAAGCCCCAGTTCCCGTCCAGGACCAGTGTCGAGGCGGTCTCCCGAATCACCTCCACCTGCGCCCCGGGGACGATCTCTCCATTGGAGACCTTGTTCACGTAGCCCAATAGAGAAAGTGTGCCGTGAGAATCGTGGCCCGACAGATGGGCGTCGATCCCCAGCGAGGCAACGGTTTCGGCCTCCGCCGGAGTCGCCCCCGCCGCTACCAGGATGCGTTGCAGGATTCGGCTCAGAGCTTCAGGTTGAAATCGAGGCACCTGTCCCCCTCTGGCAGGGTCCCCCGGCGGGCCGGAATCTAGCCCGGGACCGAGTAGTGGGCCAGAGCATCCCGGTCGAGCTCCAGGCCGTGGCCCGGCCGATCGGGCGCGATGGCATGGCCGTCTTCGAAGCGGATCGGCTCCTGGGCCAGGACGTTCCACATCAGATCGGAGAACTCCATGTAGAGGCACTCGGGAAAACTAACGGCCGCGTGGACCCCGGTCTCCAGCGGAGTGTTTCCCAGGGCGACGGGAATCCCGTAGTCGCCCGCCAGCCGGGCGGCCGTCCGCGATTCGGAGATGGACGTATGCACGTTCAGCACGTCCACGGCGGCGGCCTCCAGCAGGCGCCGCTTCCCGGAGAAGCCC
Coding sequences within it:
- a CDS encoding Ldh family oxidoreductase — encoded protein: MPRFQPEALSRILQRILVAAGATPAEAETVASLGIDAHLSGHDSHGTLSLLGYVNKVSNGEIVPGAQVEVIRETASTLVLDGNWGFGHVVVREATLRGIRKARKAGTCVVSVRHCNHLGRLSDYLRMVTGEGMAAIMMANAHGQRGLAAAFGGIDPRLSTNPMGVGVPTGGTPLILDMTTTVAAGGKVALAHNLGEPVPDGWLIDSRGRATNDPGVILEDPPGSLLPLGGPAGYKGFGLGLAVEALAGALSGAGCTDWDRIRGGNAVFLNVINVASFARPEKFHAQMQGFLERIKASPRAPGFDEIRIPGEREARERQRRRREGIVLPEATWREVLAVADDLGLDLENHEDESP
- a CDS encoding phytanoyl-CoA dioxygenase family protein, whose product is MTQETEQIVRQALMHLDLQGFYVLEDVIPADRVGGICRHVEETVARHGTGENIQGLGSRKGLLAFDQSFAPYLADPRLLGVAESLFGPHYRISFTTAHISYPGNQRGKLHADWPFNQLNAGHIPAPYADAVQHLTTLWMLSPFTEETGATIIVPGSHRHPNNPTGDIGVDPMATFPSEIRATGDAGSVLLFDSRLWHAISHNVSDKARVGMAVRFAPWWLNLDVLMPGSVERTRMVDETGIMDNVVVPVPQHVYDGLPENVKPLFRHWVA